The nucleotide window AAATGTGTTTGAAAGAGAAGATGGATTCATTTTGAGTCAGAGACTGAGGTGTCTTTGGGTCATCCAAGTGAAAATGTCTAGCAAGCACAGGCTGTTACACTGTTCTGTACCTGGGCCTGAGCTGAAGACAGATTTCAGAATTATCAGCCTTTAGGTAGTATTTGAAGCCATAGAGACAGATAAGCTTGCACAGGAAGACAGGGCAGTGTGAGAAGAGTAGGAGGGCTAAGCAGTTGCCACAGGTTGTTAACCTCTGATCTAAAactcacgggggggggggggggctactttttcttgaattttcatCCAACATTTACAAATAGACCAGCTAAAGCAGTAATGCAATGCTTATTCTATGATTCCTGTGAGGAATCTTCTAGCTAAAATCTAGCTACAATCCACCTGCCCCACACAGACAAAAAAGATCCcgaatttttttttaacgtggCTTCAATTGAAAATAACGGGGACACAAACAAATGATGCCTTCAGATTACCAGATGGTGGAACTTCAGCCTTCCTGTTGAATATTTTCCTTGGCATTCTTCCAAATTAAATTTAGTAATCAATATTTTTTGTGTTTGCAATtaaatacataagaaataaaatgtctacAGCTGCAAATGGGCTACTTCAGTTATTATTTGCTCTAGCTCAATGACCATAGGTGAATCTGAATTTTGAAACTTCActactatgtgaccttgggcatgtttcTTATAATCTCTCTGAACcgatttcctcaactgtaaaaaaaaaaaaaaaaaaggaggtaacatcttatttaaaaaacCTGTACAGTGTCAAGAACTAGAAACTGCCACACAACATTGTAGTTGCTTGTTGCTTGCTTAGATACAGAGTCCAGCATGGTACAATGGGTCCAAAGTGCCAAATGAGTCCAAACAGAGGGGAGCAGCTCAGAAAATTCTGAGATCATGCCCTCTGCCATCTGCTATAACCTAAGAAACTTGACACTATCTACTAATTCAGCTATGCCTGCTCCAAGAATCTTTCCCGCTTCTACCTAATTCTTGGAAGAACCCTAGGAGGGTTCCAGGGTATGTTTCTGAGCTTCTCTTAGTATCTAGGGAAGAGAAAATTAGAGAATCAGAGAAGTACAATGATCCGGGAAAGGTCCCAGTTTCAAGAGCCTGCTCCTCAATGATGTCTCTAGGACACTTTTCAGAACAGAGAAGCAATACCAGCTCTTGACAGCCAACCTACAGGGTCATCAGGGTTAACTGTGCATACAGACCTGTGCAGGTTATGTCACCAACGGTTACTCTGAAGGTGAAAGTGGGCACGTGTATTTGCACATCGGATCTTTCACATTCATAAACCGGGATGTTCTTGGTCTTCATGCCGTATTCGTGTAATACCTGAATTGGTGTTTTCCCCGGCTTAGCTGTAATCATCTTCCCCAAACTGCAAAAACCAGAAAAAGCTGTGCTTTGCACGTCAAAACGGGGAGGGAAATAGAAGCATTGAGACTAGTTTTAACAGCCCCTAATGGTGACGCCGAAGGCACCGAAGCTGCCCTTCGGTCAGGGCCAGACTGGAGAGGTTTACCAAGCCTCCGGACCCCGCCGCggcgggcagagggcagggggacGGAGGTCTTTAGGGAGATAACTTGAATGCGGGTAGAAGGGAGTAGCAAGGAAATCGGGAGGCACGCACGGGAGTTGCAATCTCCTAGGACCAAGCCTACAAAATCCACCCGGGCTGCAGCGtgccacctcctcccaccccgcGCAGCCCGAGGTCACaggaggggcggggctgggcccGGCTGGAGACCCCGGCCGGCGCGCCAAGAGGGCGGGGCCGAGAGCTAGCCTCcgctccagcagcagcagccaggacGCGAGCGCCAGGAAGGGGCTTTACCCAGAATGCCGCTGGACAGCcggctcccccgccccctcctctcctgcccaccaCTCCTGGCCTTTCCCGGCTCGGTCCCGACCGCCAGGGCACTGACCTGAAGGTCCCGCTGTCCTCGCGCTCCAGCGGCGGAGCCGCAGCGCGATGCCTGCTTTGAGACATTGTGAGAAGGGACGGTTTTCCAGCGGGAGGAAGAGCAGTGCGGAGCTACGTTCTCGCTCACCGGGTCGGCCGGTCCCCGAGAGAAGCGATCCGGCGCCGACGCCgccacctcctcccctcctccgacaccccttctcctcccctcttgCGTCCCTCCGGGGGACGGGCGGGGTGGAGCCTCTGTGCAAGAGCACGGTTCCCCGTTCTCGGTTCCCGGCCACGCCCCCTGCTGCCCCAGCTCAGGCGGAGCTCCTCGCCAGCCCCGCCCACCTGCTCTCCAGGCTCTCTAgtgccctccccgccctccccgcaGCCCCAGCAGTCCTCAGCTGCAGATGGTGCCCCGCCTTCTGCCCAGCGGCTTTGAGGAGACCGCAGTTCTGTGTCCTTAAAAGGAGGCTGTTTCCTGCCCAGAGAGGCTAGTCCGCGGGCTTGCAAGCTTCAGAGTCTGTGAGGCCTGCAGCTCAGCCTTTTTTTTgaaggggtgggtgggaggggggaagaggaCGATTGCGTCActttaagaaaatgatttcaaaatttcaaatgcaAAATTGCCAGAGAACCTGCCCCGGTCTGGGCCCGAAACGTGAGACTTGCAGTATATTGGCTCCTGAAGGCTGCGGGTGGGCTCTTCCTGTCGCTGAAGCCTGCCATTAGGTGATCGTGGAGACGTAGGGAGACCCACTTTTTTCACCCGGGGTGGGCTACATTGTCTTCGTCGACTGCTGAGTGCTAGGATAGCGGGTCCCAGCAAGACACCTTAGGTGTAAACGAAGGCTTTTCTTTGAACCCAATTCCAATTAACTGCTGCTTCTGCACACCTGTGTTGCTTGTAATGGCGTTTGCCTGGGATGCACCACCTTTGATGGGAGTCAGCGACATGAGATGTCCTATCGCTGCTAGGGGTTTTGCTTGCAGAAATAACCCCTTGTACTTTCTCGTTCTGCAGGATTGCCTGGCACAATACTGATCACACGAAGAGACATTTTTGGAAACTTTTGTTGTTAACTCTCGAACCCTGGATacttgaaagcaaagaaaaaaaaatccggaTCTAATCAAAGTGATTTATATTACTTGAGGCTTGGAATAAGtctgttttttcttccctccctcctccctctatAGATGTATATCTATACTATCCATTGTTATGTTTTAGTGAATGTCTTATTGAAGGTACCACATAGCCACTACTTCAGAATATGTTAACATCCACATAGCTATGGCAATACATAATTtgactcagatttgtttctaaaatttacttttagcCGTAAAATTCCTAAAAAacaagcctaggagttcccgtcgtggcgcagtggttaacgaatccgactaggaaccatgaggttgcgggttcggtccctgcccttgctcagtgggttaacgatccggcgttgccatgagctgtggtgtaggttgcagacgcggcttggatctcgcgttggtgtcgctctggcgtaggccgggggctacagctccgattggacccctagcctgggaacctccatatgctgcgggagcggcccaaagaaatagcaaaaagacaaaaaaaaaaaacccaaaaaaaaaaaacacaaaaaaacaagccTAAACTTTATATACTTCTCTAAAGGTTGAGTAACCGAGAtaattatgaaacaaaaataaatgcagcaGGACCCTATGTGTCATCTCCAGCATAAGAAATCCCTAGCTCAGAGTTTATTCAGTTATATGTAATATGACTTAGTGTTTTATAAAGTTCTGCATATATTTGTTTCCGTATATTCTgcgaatttatttttatattaatcacTTGGTTTCGTAAACGTacaaggaaaaatgaatgaaatgttcAAAGAATGAACTGAATGAATGTTCAAAGAAATCTTAAGGATTTGTAAGAGTACTTTTCTGTTGCCAAAATTATTGTAATGGACTTGTGAAGGAATTCCCTTTGGACTAGATCCATTGTTGGTGGTGTCCAGGGCTCATGTTAGTGGCTAAATTGCATTGTTCCCCATAGGGCCATATGCTTCATTAAAACCTGGAAAATCACTATCACCTGTGACCCTCATCAAGGACATtggtgatatttaaaaattattaagttttctgtgtatattttagtGTTATAGACTACTATTCCAAATTAGACTTGCTTTTAGTATATCATTTTACACAGTTAATCTATAATTCATTACCTGAGCACACCAGGGGAGGCAGTGTTGTAAACTGTAGACTGGTAAGCCCCTTGGTGAAACCAtgctttgtatttttaacatgaataattatatttaaaatcaagCAAAACTTAGTTTTATGCCtggttttctttgaaaatatgtatttgttatcCAAGGATTGCAGTTTATGACATTTTGATGCTTTATTAATATGTTTGCTGCTGCTACCAAGAGCTTTGTTAAGCAAGTTGGAGATGGAGGGAGATTAGTTCCTGTTCCAAGCCTCAGTGAGGCTGACAAATACCAACCTCTAAGTCTGGTGGTAAAAAAGAAGCGGTGTTTTCTGTTTCCTAGATATAAATTTACCTCAACACCTTTTACACTGAAAGATATTCTTCTAGGAGACAGAGAAATTTCAGCTGGTAAGTTTAAATGTCTGTTTTGGAGTGacatttttatataatacataatatagcTCTTTCAGCTATATTATCAGTAATCTAAAATATGTTGTATATGCTGCCTGTGTttgtaatatttacattttcattgatAAAGGTaactcatttttaataataatattaagatCAGCAATGTCTAAAGTTTATATAGTATCAAATCTCTTATTGGTTGAATAatatcaaatgtatttttaagattatttattgtataatttaatttcagttcttttataACTTGATTTAATCAAATCAGCTTAGGATATggcataatatttttctttttctataaaatggaggtaTTATTTAGTCTTACCTCTCACAT belongs to Phacochoerus africanus isolate WHEZ1 chromosome 3, ROS_Pafr_v1, whole genome shotgun sequence and includes:
- the LOC125123335 gene encoding neural Wiskott-Aldrich syndrome protein-like — its product is MPALRHCEKGRFSSGRKSSAELRSRSPGRPVPERSDPAPTPPPPPLLRHPFSSPLASLRGTGGVEPLCKSTVPRSRFPATPPAAPAQAELLASPAHLLSRLSSALPALPAAPAVLSCRWCPAFCPAALRRPQFCVLKRRLFPAQRG